The nucleotide sequence TGAGTATGGAATTGTGGAATAATGAGAAAGGTTTGATCTTTATTGGTTCTTGGTTGTTGATGATCATGTTGTTTTGTCTTTTGTTAGGATTAAGTTTTAAGGTTGGATGGGAAACCTTATTATTTTTCTTGATTCTGTCACATATTGTTTCCAAATTTCCATAAAACTGAAATCAAGAAAAACATTATTCTATTTTTTTTGAAGATCAAGGTTTCTCGTATTCTTGTCGTCTGttagacttgaacccaagacatCTCTCCCTCAACATGTTTAAAAGCTTTGAAAATGACATTAGGAGGTGTGTTTTGGACTTTAAGATGTATATTTTTCTGTAACTAGTTTCAAGACAAAATAAAATTCGGTTAGGATTTTTAAAAATTATCTTTTTATCCctcttattttgttttttttttttgtttaaataaaCTTCAAACCCCTCTCTCCCCGGTCCTTTACGTGTGACACCAAGTGTTTGGTGTTCTCTAACTCACATCGATCGCCTGTCCTAATGGCGATATCGCTTCTCTAACCGGCCCCTCAATGCCCACCGCTGGATTGATTCTATCATCAAGCCCTTCTACCCGTCATCAAAATCCATTATACAATGTCAATAttaagggtaaaatggtcattttacATAAAGTTAACGGACATTTGAAACAACTGATAATGATAGTGATCAAACGCATTTTGACAAATAGTAAAGGCTATTATTTTAGTTTCCAAAAAGAATTGACCACACGTGTAGTTTTGAGGCCACATCAACCATTCGTTAGACCACCTGTAGTGGCCCAAAATGTGGGCGTTTTTCACAAAACCACGCCCCCATGCCATATAAACCACCCCCTTGGGCGTTGTTGAGCAAAAAAAAAAGCCCCAAACGTTCTTTATTCCACGCCTTCTTCCTTGTATTTGGCCAATAacattttttctttatttttatttttttattaaattctaTTAGATTATAATGACCCACAAGATTTCAAGCCCCACtacaccccttttaacataatgccctaCAATGCCTAAATGCTCACTGTACCGCCACATGAAGCAAAACGCCTAATCCCCCTCCCGCTACACATGGTCTTACAATTGAACTTTTCTTATAATGCTTCTTTCCTATAAATCTTTATTGTTAAGTTAGTATAGTCAGAACTTTACTATTAGTTATTTAATAATCATTTCCAAAACAAACATCCATAATATTATATTAATAGCtttaatttcatatatatataatggTTAAGCTTGAACATGGAACAACATCTAAATATCCCTTCATAAATATAGTACCTATATTAGAAAGAAAGTTGTACATCATATTGAATTATTAAGGGTCATAGTAAACAGAGCCACATTTGCATTTCCAGCCTTCTGGCTCATAGTTTGCATATTGTGGACCCAAATGGACAGTAGGAACTTGAATTGGGCTACATGGGGTGCACCCTTTACACCTGTGCTCACATCTTGGTGGTCTTGACCCAAGTCTACTTAGCACCTCCTCTTCCTTTGCTCTGCTACCACCAATTccctttttttttatatatataaaaaaaaacttttagtaaattaaatattgtttttttttttttttttttttgctaaagtTATAACTAGACTATTAAGTAATTATATATCATTTTGGTAGTCATATTCCAACATAATAATTATAAACAAAATTCAAAGAAAAGACAAAACAAATGTTACTCAACCCGTTTCAAGTACCTCTTTCATGGCAAAAGGAGTCCGAGGAGAATGCAAAATCTGGCCTGTGTAGACGTTACAAAGTTAAAATATTCATTTAAAAATTTTCGATACaaataatataacaaaaaataAGATCATAAGAATGACACTAACCTTGGTGAACTAGACCATGTGAGGATTCAAAATGCATATTTCTTGCACACACCCATATCATCATCATATGCCAAACAATGATCAACAACCAAGTTCTGCTATCCATTTCAAATATGGGTCGGGTCGGGTAGGGtcggggtgggggtgggtggtgCACAAGGTGTATCATGTATGCATATATATAGGTAGATATGTACACATATATGTGTGCTCTTTGGTAGAGATAATATGAGGACAGAGACAAACGGGTTGTCAAACTGATGTAAATATCGCTTTGTTTTCTATATGATATGACAAGTCACATATGATGGTATACATTTATAGCTATAGAGCATATAAATCTTGAGAGATGATGTTGTACACAGTGCATGAAAAGTAGTACATAGTCAGCATTCTATTTGCATGAAATGGTGCAGCAAAATCTCAGTTTGAGAAAAGAGAATCTGGAAGTTGAGTTGATGTTTGTACGGTAACTTGAAGGCCTACAAAACCTTAGATGATGCAAACACTTGCATCATACATAGTGAAAATTAGTGTTTTTTTTGGGTGTGGTATAGCTAAGAGTGAGTGACTCTTTGTTTAGCTCTTTAACGAGTCTTTTTTAacggttcagacctcttactggttcaagacttaatggttcagactatttgtttcgcgaacagatgtctgaatggttcaaacatttgactctgaatggttaagcattgtactgagtctgaatggttaaaacctctaatctgaattagtcagacatttgcctcttaacacttaagcattatactgactcttaatagttcaaacctcttactggttcaatagttaaccattcagaagttgtcaaacagcccatttaaccattcagaagttgtcaaacagcccATAAGAGTTAATTGACAACATGGTCACATATCTACTTTAACTTGTGTATCCCGCTTCATAACATGAGCCACCGGATTAAATTCCCATAGCATGTGTATCTATTTTGCGTGTCATCTTTTCATCGCGTATAATCAATAAAATCTATGTTTTGATGATTTAATTCGTTTGTGAATTTGTAAAGTGTATCCTTGTAACTTTCACGCATATGGCTATTATTATTTAATGCATGGAGTTTAGACAACTCTGAAAACCAATTTCTTAACTCATTTAAACgcttaggctggagggtgtgagatggagcccctaggggctttatcaagATACGTAAGCACCACGTAGGATCCACGTCAGCCATAACGCCCCATTTAATTTGTACGGTGTGGAATGGAGCCCCCTATtaatcaaaattaaaaaaaaaaaattgattggtgCAAAACAAATGGGCCCCACCTGAACACCCCCTTCCTCCCGTTAACATGATGGCGGACACCTCTATAGCGCCCCTCCTTGAAGTGCTCGGTGTGGGGTATAGCGCCGGCGGCGCCATAGTTGGTGAGCTGGCGGTGGTGGCGCCCCCCACACCGTCTGGCCTTACAAATAAATAGATGAATAAGAATTAATGAAATGATCCAAACATACTATTATATTAGAGTTCCGACTCTCTGTGTCTCACAAGATTAATCATGTGAGTGGTGTTGTGCAACGCTATCAACTTATCAAAAGATCTTCTACTGATGTCACTTTATATCCACATGTTTTTATGACACATGGAGAGGCATATGTCCAATTGGTTGTTTGTTTAAAAATGGTTGAACCTTATTGCCCTGGTTTAGGAGGTTTGGCCTTCTTTCGATGGTGTACTCATTGGCGGACCTACATGGTCCCGAAAAGATCGCCTGTGACCCATGATTATTTTTTCTTTTAGTATATATGTGATTTATTTCAAGCACTCCTAAGAAACTTTGGCACTGACCCTCATGAATTTTTTGACATCGACACAAGAAAAATAAACTATACTATGGTATGTAGACCAACAAATTTCCACTTCTCCCACACTATACCCCTTACAAGTGCAACTCGTTTATCACAAGGGAGAAATGTCCTAAAATTAGACCCACCACCACTCGTATGCATGAGTAGTTGATCTAGACATTACGACCGACCACAAACAATATTTGATATGGTTATCCAAAAAACGTCGGGTATAACTTCATTCACTTCTTTTAAATAAAGCTATAGTCGTTTTTAATACAACTATaaacttgaattttttttttttatcacgaaCAATAATTGGTATGTTTTGTAGTTTTCTTTTAAATAAAGCTATAGTCGTTTTTAATACAACTACAAACTCAAAAATGTTTATTATCTATATGTTTTGTTACCCTTATAAATTTAATCTTTTAAAcgtttataaatataaaaaaaatgcaaaaaatctAATATACTTTCATAGtcattaaaaaaattacatatacAAGTCACATAGATATTTGATTATTTTAAGCAAAcacataaaaaaattacatatacAAGTCACATATTTGTTACATAACTATTTGATTATTTTAAGCAAACACATGcaaatataataaaaagatgtgTGTTGTAAAAGCCACAGGATGATATTGGCCTCAAATAAGACTTCACCCTGAAGTGAGACAAGTCCATAAACATAAATTCAAGAGCCTGAGAAATCAGACTTTACACTGTGAAGATAGACTTGGATCTTACACATATCAAGGGATATAATAGATATAGTAAAGTGTGTGTTCaatttttattatctttttggtATAATAAATTGGACATTTAAAATCGCAACAACTTTGTCAAGATTTTTACTAGCAATGACATAAAAATGTAACAATCTTGAAACCAAAAATCCGCGTCTAGATGACAAGATTATGAATTCTACATGATTGTTAGAATCCCGTATGTCACTGCCAATTATGTCAAGATCATGAAACGTATGTGGAGATTGCGAAGAGTATGTTGCGATGACACATAATTTGTTGCGATCATGAAGTTTGTCGAGGTTATCTCTTTCTctattttagtttcatttttttTCAAGAATATTGTGtcatttagtaaaatcatttgaCTCGATTAATCAATAGGAATACAgtatgaggggggggggggcatgAAGTCTTAGCCTTAATAATCTTTGAGACCTAAATTTGTTGTGAAAAGTTTATATTTCAATTTGAACTAGATGGAAGCCCCCGCCGCGATGCGGTCGGGGGCTTAGAAATTAAGACGTCACATACACAAATAAAGCATAAACGCTAGGTTCAAAACGCCCATAAAGTGTTATTCAGCGGTACGACGTTTGTGTGTATAAACAAACTCCATAATTTATAATTTATGACATGTCAAATATACCATCTATATGAAATATGACAAAAGAACACAATTGGGAAGTCAGATTTGGCTAAGGATCACTATCATATGAATCAGAAAGTCGAGCTTCATTTGATGATTATGAAGCGGAGTATGACTTCTATCATGATCTTGTGGAGGCACCTGAGGCGATACCGATTATCTCGCTTATCAAGTTCCCCCCTGTTGTCATTCATAGGTCAAACACATTCGAGTGTATATTCTTCGCTACATACTCCCCAACCTTACTACCACCGTGTCCGTCATACACCCCAAAGAAGCCCTAATATCATAGCTAAAAAATCATTAGACGGGTCGAACGAACCCAACACATTTTATCAAGTGTCAGAAGCACCCAAACACGTTTTATCAAGTGTTAATGTTcttcagaaaaggaaaaaaatgATGTATTAATGACAAAAAATTTTTTGTAATGGCCAAATGAATCCAATCATATAAgatgaaaaaaataataagaaGAAGAATCAACTTATTTTTTGTTTTTGCTTGCCCTCTAAAGTATGATCTCAACTTACACTTTTAATAAAAGATTTCTTTCACTTCCATCATACAATTACAATCCTGAATTATAAAACAAAAACTTCATTTTAATAAGAAAGTTTTTCACTTGATGGGGCAAGAACTACataattcaaatttttttaaaaatcaccCAAAACCAAAGGTACAACTTACCTAAGCTAAAACTTCTTacttatttataatttataatttataatttataatggtttgtatgttaaaacatgttcattttcaataattatttatttaattattatctttctatttattattaattttttaaacGATAAATACTGACATATT is from Helianthus annuus cultivar XRQ/B chromosome 9, HanXRQr2.0-SUNRISE, whole genome shotgun sequence and encodes:
- the LOC110874041 gene encoding uncharacterized protein LOC110874041, whose product is MIHLVHHPPPPRPYPTRPIFEMDSRTWLLIIVWHMMMIWVCARNMHFESSHGLVHQGQILHSPRTPFAMKEGIGGSRAKEEEVLSRLGSRPPRCEHRCKGCTPCSPIQVPTVHLGPQYANYEPEGWKCKCGSVYYDP